From a single Lolium rigidum isolate FL_2022 chromosome 7, APGP_CSIRO_Lrig_0.1, whole genome shotgun sequence genomic region:
- the LOC124674709 gene encoding protein DETOXIFICATION 18-like, with the protein MGKKGAAAPLLDGKIKINGEGEDAAAGSMRWWRGGVWDAEEAAGQVAFAAPMVATSMAFYAIPLVSVMYAGRIGDLELAGATLGNSWGTVTGIALMTGLSGSLETLCGQGYGAKVYHMLGVYLQASIITSALSSVLVSLLWLYTEPLLIFLHQDPEVSRMAAVFLRYTIPAQFAYGFIQCILRFLQTQSVVMPLVAFSLLPLVFHVGITHASVHYLGLGFAGPAMTTSVSLWLSCVMLAAYIIFSKRFKRTWGGFSAEAFQYVLPGLKLAVPSAVMVCFEYWSFEILVLLAGLMPDSQMSTSIIAMCVNTESISYMITYGFAAAISTRVSNELGAGNTDKAKKAVKVTLMLSILLGVTFLLLLGLGHNLWAGLFSNSKTVISAFSSMTPLLIGTVVLDSTQGILSGVSRGCGWQHLVAWTNLVAFYIIGLPLSLLLGFKLGFHTKGLWMGQICGLLSQNAVLLFITLRTKWERMELTRNGEEGDFVC; encoded by the exons ATGGGCAAGAAGGGGGCAGCTGCTCCGTTGCTGGACGGGAAGATCAAGATTAATGGCGAAGGAGAGGATGCGGCAGCAGGTAGTatgaggtggtggcgcggcggcgtgtgggacgcggaggaggcggcggggcaGGTGGCGTTTGCGGCGCCCATGGTGGCTACCAGCATGGCCTTCTACGCCATCCCGCTCGTCTCCGTCATGTACGCCGGCCGCATCGGCGACCTCGAGCTCGCCGGCGCAACGCTCGGCAACTCGTGGGGAACCGTCACCGGCATCGCACTCATG ACTGGACTAAGTGGGTCTCTAGAGACGCTTTGTGGCCAAGGCTATGGCGCAAAGGTGTACCACATGCTGGGTGTGTACCTCCAAGCATCCATCATCACCTCGGCACTCTCCTCAGTCCTAGTCTCGCTCCTGTGGCTCTACACCGAACCACTCCTCATCTTCCTGCACCAAGACCCTGAGGTCTCGAGAATGGCAGCGGTGTTCCTGCGGTACACAATCCCGGCACAGTTCGCCTACGGGTTCATCCAGTGCATCCTCAGGTTCCTGCAGACGCAGTCTGTGGTGATGCCACTGGTGGCATTCTCGCTCCTGCCGCTGGTGTTCCATGTCGGGATCACTCACGCCTCCGTGCACTACCTGGGGCTCGGCTTCGCAGGCCCCGCCATGACGACTTCGGTGTCGCTGTGGCTGTCTTGTGTCATGCTCGCAGCCTACATAATTTTTTCGAAGAGATTCAAGCGCACCTGGGGGGGATTTTCAGCAGAGGCATTTCAGTATGTCCTGCCAGGGCTCAAGTTAGCTGTTCCCTCTGCAGTGATGGTGTG CTTTGAGTACTGGTCTTTTGAGATACTGGTGTTACTTGCTGGACTGATGCCAGATTCTCAGATGAGCACTTCTATCATTGCCATGTG TGTAAATACTGAATCAATATCATACATGATCACCTATGGGTTTGCTGCTGCTATAAG CACAAGGGTGTCGAATGAGCTGGGAGCTGGTAACACTGACAAGGCAAAGAAGGCGGTCAAGGTGACGCTCATGCTCTCCATACTGCTGGGAGTGACATTTCTTCTGCTCCTAGGCCTTGGCCATAATTTGTGGGCAGGTCTGTTCAGTAATAGCAAGACAGTGATTAGCGCATTCTCGTCGATGACTCCATTGCTAATCGGGACAGTGGTGCTCGATTCCACACAGGGAATCTTGTCAG GGGTTTCAAGAGGCTGTGGTTGGCAGCACCTGGTAGCATGGACCAACTTGGTAGCCTTCTACATAATTGGCTTGCCCCTGTCTCTCCTCCTTGGATTCAAGCTTGGCTTTCATACTAAG GGGCTATGGATGGGCCAGATATGCGGTCTCCTTAGCCAGAATGCCGTTCTCCTGTTCATCACACTACGAACCAAGTGGGAAAGAATGGAGCTAACAAGAAACGGCGAAGAGGGGGACTTTGTCTGTTGA
- the LOC124678306 gene encoding probable WRKY transcription factor 57, with protein MAGAGCGDGGDWPFSADEAYADSSALLAELGWAAGFMDDDGCGGELLPPLDLPPATPAGSVDGAVASSTSTDDGATPEAADADGKPAATTEAASKPAPGKTTKGQKRARQPRFAFMTKTEIDHLEDGYRWRKYGQKAVKNSPFPRSYYRCTNSKCTVKKRVERSSDDPSIVITTYEGQHCHHTVTFPRGASAATLVGQIAFSAHHHLLYNDLPPLHSPTAQNPLSRRPVLSSMLLPQHCNRHELQVASYSTQPSSIMSLPTSVPAVDKGLLDDMVPSAMRHR; from the exons ATGGCCGGCGCCGGGTGCGGCGACGGCGGTGACTGGCCCTTCTCCGCCGACGAAGCATATGCCGACTCCTCGGCGCTGCTCGCCGAGCTCGGATGGGCGGCCGGTTTCATGGACGACGACGGCTGCGGCGGGGAGCTGCTGCCGCCCCTGGATCTGCCTCCAGCGACGCCCGCCGGGTCAGTTGACGGGGCGGTCGCGTCGTCGACCTCAACCGATGACGGTGCAACGCCGGAGGCTGCCGACGCCGACGGGAAGCCGGCCGCCACGACAGAGGCAGC GAGCAAGCCGGCGCCGGGGAAGACGACCAAGGGGCAGAAGCGGGCGCGGCAGCCGCGGTTCGCCTTCATGACCAAGACGGAGATCGACCACCTCGAGGATGGATACCGCTGGAGGAAGTACGGTCAGAAGGCCGTCAAGAACAGCCCTTTCCCAAG GAGCTACTATCGATGCACCAACAGCAAATGCACGGTGAAGAAGCGCGTAGAGCGCTCCTCCGATGACCCCTCCATTGTCATCACCACCTACGAGGGCCAGCACTGCCACCACACCGTCACCTTCCCCCGCGGTGCCAGCGCCGCTACTCTCGTCGGCCAGATTGCCTTCTCGGCGCACCACCACCTCTTGTACAACGACTTACCGCCACTTCACTCTCCGACCGCTCAAAACCCCCTCTCCCGCAGGCCGGTGCTATCGTCGATGCTGCTGCCGCAGCACTGCAACCGACACGAGCTGCAAGTTGCGAGCTACTCGACGCAACCATCCTCGATCATGTCGTTGCCAACGAGTGTTCCCGCCGTCGACAAGGGGCTTCTTGATGACATGGTTCCATCGGCGATGAGGCACAGGTAG
- the LOC124674708 gene encoding DDB1- and CUL4-associated factor 4 has translation MPPKELPGFYYDPDKNRYFPIKGPIPGAASRRPRPPPPPAEPLPPPTTCRRKRARQSELLHAREMYGGGVMLSKNSRSTFKHHCQYAQASEPMAWKYQGTALVADRALEELRTMVQTPSGLCDSKILVTGSMNGSIRLYGLGSALANYEDEMEFSPQPAWTPLGKEKAAANSALANIWSLETAFLNLASSITCIKRLGRNFHDAASTNSSVQRALVTTLGSGGSGGSVYVMDTSGAIDFPAVSLNADGRLERVASFDRTVWTADCNLDGTQVVLGTNNGASLLNLETGALSWLHRCKSDILSLQFVHSGNVVLCGLRNGSIVPIDVRQRQNSLSSSLTSPITTGTTVPMLSARHNARGRNQSDKAKSSRVIRMSSAVCSLVALSSDEHYFLGSSMDGLIKLFDLRLIQKGAIQSYAGHVNSHTHLPLVVDPSETLLMSGGEDCTVRIWSIKTGEQIFAHSVSDSLFTALCWPESGNGLNGFSSLFDLNHSWGAWMGSRAGLFYMHGT, from the exons ATGCCGCCCAAAG AGCTGCCCGGATTCTACTACGACCCGGACAAGAACCGCTACTTCCCCATCAAGGGCCCTATCCCCGGCGCCGCCAGCCGCCGTCCTCGGCCCCCGCCTCCACCCGCTGAGCCCTTGCCTCCTCCGACGACATGCAGGAGGAAGAGGGCAAGGCAATCCGAGCTGCTCCATGCCAGGGAGATGTACGGCGGCGGTGTGATGCTCTCCAAGAACAGCAGGTCGACCTTCAAGCACCACTGCCAGTACGCGCAGGCATCGGAGCCAATG GCTTGGAAGTACCAGGGTACGGCATTAGTGGCTGATAGGGCACTCGAGGAATTGCGCACCATGGTTCAGACGCCGAGCGGGCTCTGCGACTCCAAGATATTAGTGACGGGAAGCATGAATGGTTCAATCAG ATTATATGGATTAGGGAGCGCTCTAGCAAACTATGAGGACGAGATGGAGTTTTCACCTCAGCCTGCTTGGACTCCCTTGGGAAAGGAGAAAGCAGCAGCGAATTCTGCACTTGCAAATATCTGGTCACTTGAAACAGCTTTCTTAAACTTGGCATCCAGTATAACTTGCATAAAAAGGCTTGGACGCAACTTCCATGATGCAGCCAGCACCAACTCATCAGTTCAGCGAGCATT GGTGACTACTCTTGGATCCGGAGGATCCGGCGGTTCTGTTTATGTTATGGATACTTCTGGTGCTATTGACTTCCCAGCAGTCTCACTGAATGCCGATGGAAGACTTGAACGAGTAGCATCATTTGATCGTACAGTGTGGACTGCTGATTGTAATTTGGATGGCACTCAAGTAGTTCTAG GTACAAACAATGGTGCTTCTTTGCTTAATTTGGAGACAGGAGCATTATCATGGTTGCATCGCTGTAAAAGTGACATTCTTTCCCTGCAATTTGTGCACTCG GGAAATGTTGTCCTATGCGGCCTACGGAATGGAAGCATAGTCCCCATCGATGTGCGGCAAAGGCAGAATAGTCTATCTAGCAGTCTAACTTCACCTATCACTACAGGGACGACAGTTCCCATGCTGTCTGCAAGACATAACGCCAGAGGGAGAAACCAG TCTGATAAGgctaaatcttcaagggttattcGTATGTCTTCAGCCGTTTGCAG CCTGGTTGCTCTGTCGTCAGATGAACACTACTTCTTAGGGAGCTCCATGGATGGATTG ATCAAGTTATTTGATCTTCGTCTCATTCAGAAGGGGGCTATACAGTCTTACGCGGGGCATGTAAATTCACACACTCATTTACCACTTGTTGTTGATCCATCTGAAACCCTACTCATGTCAG GTGGAGAGGACTGTACTGTTCGCATTTGGAGCATCAAGACAGGCGAGCAAATATTCGCACATAGTGTGTCTGACAGTCTTTTCACTGCACTTTGCTGGCCAGAAAGCGGCAATGGTTTGAATGGTTTCTCTTCACTGTTTGATTTAAACCATAGTTGGGGGGCTTGGATGGGATCGCGTGCTGGGTTGTTCTACATGCATGGCACTTAA